A genomic segment from Terriglobia bacterium encodes:
- a CDS encoding heme lyase CcmF/NrfE family subunit: MPQIGSFTLLLALALSVYAFVAGIVAIVRKDERLGETARRAGIAIFVTTTAAALALVIAAFRNDFGLAYILHHSNRNLPIAYKFAALWSGQEGSLLFWTWLLSIYGMVLRVRHKIDPWLVAHASVIVTGVQIFFLSLVNFAAHPFALVSGTIPPDGNGLNPLLQYPEMVIHPPMLYLGYVGMTVPFAFGLAALITKYPGEKWIHITRRWTMVAWLFLTCGIFLGAHWAYSVLGWGGYWGWDPVENASLLPWLTGTAFLHSVMMQEKRGMMKMWNMWLIFSTFLLCIFGTFLTRSGVVQSVHAFAQSGIGPWFVTFLAIIFATCVFFFIRNRDHLKSEHRLESLVSRESSFLFNNVLLLVSAFAVLWGTLFPVLSEWVEGTKITVGPPFFNKVNVPIAMFLLLLTAVGPLLAWRKTSLESLKRNFLIPTLVAIAVAVALMIGGLKPWQDVSYLYSLMAISLSALVVATVMSEFWRGGRVIARHNNSNVFAGMVQLTRRNTRRYGGYIVHVGVVFAIIGFAGLAFNQTNEKELGYNDRMQIGPYTLVNKSYTQEDNPNYSSDIAMIDVYEGNKKLETMYPEQRFYKASQQMSTIVANHSTPKEDLYLVFAGTNPDTGRPIIKAHLNPLVYWVWLGAHILLIGTIIALFPNMQATKAPITAKERATAAAEA; this comes from the coding sequence ATGCCCCAAATTGGCAGCTTTACTCTTCTTCTAGCCCTGGCGCTTAGCGTCTACGCCTTCGTTGCCGGAATCGTCGCCATTGTTCGCAAAGACGAGCGTCTGGGCGAAACCGCCCGCCGCGCCGGAATCGCCATTTTTGTCACCACCACAGCAGCCGCGCTGGCATTGGTCATTGCTGCCTTCCGCAATGATTTCGGACTGGCGTACATCCTCCACCACAGCAATCGCAATCTGCCTATCGCCTACAAGTTCGCCGCGCTCTGGTCCGGACAGGAAGGCTCCCTGCTCTTCTGGACTTGGCTGCTCTCGATCTACGGCATGGTTTTGCGCGTTCGCCATAAGATAGATCCCTGGCTGGTCGCTCACGCCTCGGTCATCGTCACCGGCGTCCAGATCTTTTTCCTCTCGCTGGTGAACTTTGCCGCGCATCCGTTCGCGCTCGTCAGCGGCACAATCCCGCCGGACGGCAACGGCCTAAACCCTCTGCTGCAGTATCCGGAAATGGTCATTCACCCGCCCATGCTATATCTCGGCTACGTTGGAATGACCGTGCCCTTCGCCTTCGGCCTCGCCGCCTTGATCACGAAATACCCCGGCGAAAAATGGATCCACATTACTCGTCGGTGGACGATGGTCGCGTGGCTGTTCCTGACCTGTGGCATCTTTCTTGGGGCGCACTGGGCCTACTCCGTTCTCGGCTGGGGCGGCTACTGGGGATGGGATCCGGTAGAAAACGCCTCCCTGCTTCCCTGGCTCACCGGCACCGCCTTCCTGCACTCGGTCATGATGCAGGAAAAACGCGGCATGATGAAGATGTGGAACATGTGGCTCATCTTCAGCACGTTCCTGCTCTGCATCTTCGGAACATTCCTGACGCGCTCCGGAGTTGTCCAATCGGTACACGCATTTGCACAGTCGGGTATCGGACCGTGGTTCGTAACATTCCTCGCGATCATTTTCGCGACGTGCGTGTTCTTCTTCATCCGCAATCGCGATCACCTGAAGAGCGAACATCGCCTCGAATCGCTGGTCTCGCGCGAATCCAGTTTCCTTTTCAACAACGTCCTGCTCCTCGTTTCCGCATTCGCTGTGCTCTGGGGAACTCTGTTCCCGGTCCTCTCCGAATGGGTGGAGGGCACCAAGATCACGGTCGGTCCGCCATTCTTCAATAAGGTCAACGTACCGATTGCGATGTTCCTTTTGCTGCTGACTGCTGTCGGCCCGCTGCTGGCGTGGCGCAAAACCTCCCTCGAAAGCTTGAAGCGTAACTTCCTTATTCCCACTCTCGTCGCGATCGCCGTGGCAGTCGCGTTGATGATTGGCGGCCTCAAGCCATGGCAGGACGTGTCGTATCTCTACTCGCTGATGGCCATTTCTCTCTCTGCCCTGGTCGTCGCGACGGTCATGTCCGAGTTCTGGCGTGGCGGACGGGTCATTGCCCGTCACAACAACTCGAACGTTTTCGCCGGCATGGTGCAACTCACGCGCCGCAACACGCGCCGCTACGGCGGATATATCGTGCACGTGGGCGTCGTCTTTGCCATCATCGGTTTCGCCGGGCTTGCCTTCAATCAGACCAACGAAAAGGAACTCGGCTACAACGACCGGATGCAGATCGGCCCTTACACGCTGGTCAACAAGTCCTACACGCAGGAAGACAATCCCAACTATTCGTCCGACATCGCGATGATCGACGTCTACGAGGGAAACAAGAAGCTCGAGACCATGTATCCCGAGCAGCGTTTCTACAAGGCCAGCCAGCAGATGTCGACCATCGTCGCAAACCACTCGACTCCGAAAGAAGATCTCTACCTGGTCTTCGCGGGTACGAATCCCGACACTGGGCGGCCAATCATCAAGGCGCACCTGAATCCGCTGGTGTACTGGGTTTGGCTGGGCGCGCACATCCTGCTCATCGGAACCATCATCGCGCTGTTCCCGAATATGCAGGCGACCAAGGCCCCGATCACCGCGAAGGAGCGCGCCACAGCTGCCGCCGAAGC